The Sinomicrobium kalidii region AAATAGGCCAGCCCGGCCATAAAACGGCGGTCCATGGTGGTCATCAGTTGCAACACATCGCTTTTTTGCACTCCGGCGCAGGCAAAGGATATGGCCTCGTTATAGGCCAGGCGTTCAAGGTCGGCTTCGGTAAGGGCAAAGGTTACCGGTTGGCCGAGCGTTCCGGAAGTGGTTACATAATCGATGATATTTTCCCTGTCTACACAGCGAAAATCATCGTTGTATTGCTGAAGGTCGTCCTTGGTGGTCACGGGAATTCGTGCAAGGTCTTCCAGGGTACGGATATCTTCCGGTTGTACGCCGTGCTTTTCGAATATTCTCCTGTAGTACGGCGAATGCCCGGAGACATAACGGAGCGTCTCAGCCAGTTTCTGTTCCTGGAATGCTTTTATTTCTTCCGGTGATTTTCTTTCTATATCGGGGATCATGGATTACCTGTTTGATCTGTTTTCGGATTTCCGGATGTACCGGTTTAGCATTTCCCTGTCGGGTACGGTGGTCACTTCTTTGGAAGCCGCTTCCCGGAATGCCGGCAGGGCTGCTTTGTAATATTTCTTCTGATAGTAGTATTTTCCGATGAGATAATGAACTTCCCATAAGTCCGGATTACTTTCCCTTAATTCACGCAGGGTTTCGGGGGCAATGCTTTTTTTGTTTTGTATATGGTATTGCACTTTTTTCTTCAGTTGCCTGTATTTTTCGTAATTCCGATAGGCTTCGGTGTAGAGGAACGGGTCTTCCGCAATGGCTAACGAATCAACAGAAACAGACGCGGGATTGTCATTTTTATACCTGTTAAAAATGGTGTTGAGGTCGTAGGCAACAAATTCTCCCAGTTGATAGGGATTGGAAGATACCCAGGCGAGGCGTTGTTCGGGTTTGAACACCACGCCGTGATGTGCCAGTAACTGGTTCAGGGCTTTTTCATTCCCGTAACCTATCTTTTTATCGTGCAGGCCGTCTTTGTTACGGAGTATGCTGACAGCAATTTCCGGGGAGATTTTTCGGTATTCCGTAAGAAGTTCTTCAAGGCGTTCGTAACGGTATTCGGAATGGCTTTCTTCAATATGTCTGCTGTTTCGCCGGTCGTTTTTGTAGGCATCGCTCTGAAAGTGATTGGTACAGATCATCCGGTCGGAATTCGGAACGGAATAGACCCCGAAATTTTCCGGAGATACTTCTATGATGACCGCTTTTTTATCGGCGGCACTGCCTACGAATATGGATTCGGAGACAAAGACACTTCTTTTTTTTGCGATGGCAATGGCTTCTTCAATAGTGGAAGCATACTGGAGGATTTCTCTCGTAACAATTGAAATAGGGGTTTTGGCCACCAATGGTATTTTGGATTTTCCCGCATTTATGGTCACCGTAAGTCCGTGTTCATTCATTCCGGAAACCACGCCGATCATCCCTGCCCAGGTAACGGACATGAATTTATAGCCGCTATCGGGGTTTACAAAAGCGACGATCTTTTCCCTGGCAAATTCATCCCCGGCGTAGAAATCAAAATTCCTGCCTATGAGAAGACTGCCGTCGCCGGTCTTATCTCCGCGAACAGCAAAGGAAGAACATCCGACAAGGGCGAGGTCCTGCAGGGCATGACCGATATCGTGTGCCCCGTGGAAATACAATACCCGCAGGTAGGGTTCGGCCAGATTGTTGTATTCCGGTGACGCATAGCGGGAAAGACCGTATATCTCGGCCTTGTATTCTTCAGGTACATGCTTATATACCTTACGGTTGTACCAGGCCAGGAATTTGCGAAGAAGGGCCTTTTTGAATTTTGAAGGGACCAGTTCGTCCACTTTTGAAAGGAATACGCGTTCCTGCCTGCGGAAGAGTTCTTTTGTCAGGGTTCCCATGGCCAGTCCCCGTTCCATGGGGTCGCCTTCGACGTAAAGTTCCCAGAGGCCCTGTTTGTTCCTGCGGAGGAAGTTATTGCCCGAGACGAAAGAGGTGTCTGAAATTTCTGTTCGTTCGGGGATCGTCTGATGGTATGAAGTTATATCGGGCCGGTCCCTGAGGGATCCGGAAATACCGCACCCCGCCAGCATAATGAGTATGGCGGAAAGACCTGCTGCCTTTTTTATTGCGTATGCCCTAAGCATTAATCCCCTGTAATTTGACCAGTTTTTTGTTTGTTTTCTTTACGGCGAGTGTTTCCTTGTAATCCAGCCATTTCTGCCCGAAAAACCGGCGCATATTATTGTCAAAGTGCCGCATGATGAACACGTTGTAGAGCATTGTCGCAAATTTTCCCGGTTTGCGGGGCAACGCTCTCAGGGTCATGGAAAAGCCGCCGTTGAGATATTTGATATAATGCCAGTACCCGCCGGGCATGAACAAGGCGTCCCCGTGTTTCATTTCGGCCCGGATACCTCGGGCATACCGAAGGGCGGGGTATTTGTCAAAATCCGGTTTGTCCATGTCTATTTTATCGAGATTGTGAATGGAAAAGGGCACGCGATACAGGTATTTTGTCTGTTCCGGGGAAAAGAGGGTCACGCTTTTATCGCCGTGAAAGTGAAAGTGCATGCTGTCCGGAAGATCGATATCGTAATGCATGAAAACCTTTGAATTGCCACCTCCGAAGAACAGGGCCGGCAACCGTTTAAAGAATTTCAGCCCGATATCGGGATATTCGAAATCCTTGAGGAGTTCCGGCATGTGATCCAGGATATTGTAAAAGAAGATACGCAGGTCGGTAGGTTCGGTTTTCAGTATTTCGATATAGCGGGAGAGTTCCATTTCCTTCACCGGGGCATAAACGCTTTGTTTTCCTTTTGCAGGCTTATTGTTGTAAAGGGGCACTACCTGGTCTCCGGCCCGTTGCTGAATATAGTCGAGGGTCCATTTTTTACGGGCGCTCCAGTTTTCGGTTAGGCCTTCAATGAGTACGGGGCGGCGTGGTTTATAGTAGTTTTCTATAAATTCCTTTTTGGTAATGTTCTTTACTCGTGGTACGGGTATGGTTTTGAACTGTCCCATGTTGCCGGATTTTTTATGAAACTTCCTCTTGTTTACTGGTTTCGATTATTTGGTTGAGCAGGTAGTCCTTGCCCAGTATTTCCGAACAGGTAATGACCGCTCCTATGGTAACTCCAAGGATACCGTGCATGTTGATGCTCTGCCCGGTGAAAAACAGGTTTTTTATCTTGGTCCGGGGGGAGACAAAAGACCGCATATGATTGTTGACATCCTTAACATAACCGTACATCGAGCCCTGGTGACAGCCTATATAATCCCTGTATGATAGGGGAGTGGAGGCATAAACGGCATGAATACATTCACGCAGGCCCGGGAATTTTTTCTCCAGTTCCCGTAAAAAGCATTCGGTTTTCCGGGCCTTGAACTCTTCATAGGTTTGCCCGCGGTCGTTTTTGCTCGCTACGGTATTGAAAGTATTTTCCCAGTGTTTTACTTCCTCATAGCGCATATAGGTCATAGCCGTAAGGCTGTCTCCCCAGGTACGGGTATCTTTTTTAACGCCCATGGATACCATATATCCTTCGGGCCAGCTTTCTTCGGTGTAATTCTGTGCATCCCATACTTTTGTATGATCCCTGAAGTGGTAATAATTCCGGTTCAGATATTTAAAAGTGCCGGGGTTCAGGACAATGTAAAGGCTGAAGGCCGAAACGGTGTTTTCTATGTTTTTTATCCGCGATACATAAGATTTCCGGAATTTGTCTTCCCCGATAAGGTCTATGGTGAGTTTGGGTTCTATGTTGGAGATAAATGTGTTCCCTTTTATCTGCTTTCCGTTTTTGGTACGAACGCCGGTAATCCTGTTTTCCCCGACATCGAACCCGGTGACCTCGTGATATTTATAAGTTTCCCCGCCATACTGCTTTAATTTCCGGATCAGGATTCTGGAGATCTGGCTCCCCCCGTTTACACAGCGATATGCACTTTCAATATAGGAGTTTACCGAAAGGGCATGTACATAAAAAGGGGTGCGCTCCGCATCCCCGGCATAAAGAAAATTTGTTCCGGCCAGTACTGCCCGCAGTTTTTTGTTTTTGGTAAGGGAATCGATATATGTTTTTGCCCCGGTCCGGAATACCTCGGTATTGTCGTAATAAGGTTTTCCGTGTTTGAGTTCGTAAAGGGGAAACTGGGCACAGGTTTCCCGCAACCTGCTGCAATAAGCTTTTATTGCGGTTTGTTCTTTGGGGAATTGTGCCGACAGGGTATCGATAAAATTTTCATAACCCTGGGCATAATGGTATTCCTTGTCGTCATTATCAAAAGTAATGACATCAAAACCGTTTTCGTCAAGCTTTTTCAAGCTGAGCTCGTCCGTAATACCGAGATACCGGAAATAACGGTGCAGATTTTGTCCTTCGGAAAGGCCGCCGATATAATGGACTCCGGTATCGAAAATGGTCTTGTCCCTTGTAAAGGTTTGCAGGTTGCCCCCGTACTGGTTGTTTTTTTCAAGGACACATACGCTGTAACCTTCCCGTGCCAGTATGTTTGCCGAGACCAGTCCGCCGAGGCCGCTTCCTATGATAACAATATCGTAATGTTGCTTCATATAATAAATCTATCCGTGGTTTTGAATTATGACTTCAGTAAAAAATACTGCGATTTCTGTTATCGCCATACTGTGTCATGGGGTTACCGTTCTTTTTCACAGATCAACAGGTTGTCGTTTTCAAAAATGAGAACAAAACCCCGGGGGGGCAGATCCGGTTTTGATCTTTCTTTTCGCTTTTGTAAAATTAATCTATTCATCCCGTTTTCCACAAGGGTTTCCCAATTTACTTCCCCGATACGGTCTTCACAAATAATGAGAGTATGAAAATTACCGGCCAATGCTTCTTCCGCAGTATCGGGGAAAAACATTTTTGAACGGTTTGCGGTATAGCTGTTGCGCAATATGGCCCTCGTTTTTTTATTTTCGATGTGACTGGTCAGTTTTCTTTCCGCGTTATACAGTATGAGCAGGAGATCGAGTTGTCCGCAGTCCTTTCCGAGGTGGATAATGGTATCCCTGTTTCCCGTGCTTTTCAGGATTTTGGTATATTGGTCCGCATTGGTCTTCAGGGCCGCTTTCACATTTTTGTATATCCGGCGGTCCTTGTATTTGTAATTTTCCAGTACGAGAGGATGAAAGTAGGTGTCATGCTCGATCTCATCACGTAGCTTCTGAAATTCATTCCTGAAGTACCGGCTGATGTTCTTCGTTCTCCGGGTATAATTATTTCCCCAGTACAGATCGTCCGGAGATATCCTGTCCAGTATCTTTATCGTGATGCTACCGTCCCTTATGATGTGGTCGCCTTTGGGAAGGACTTCCGAATTGCCGTGAATGAGTACGGGGATAATATCAAGACCGAGTTTTTCGGAAAGATAGAATGCCCCCTTGTGAAAACGTCTTATTTTGTTGGTACGGGATCTTGTTCCTTCGGGAAATACTATGGGAAAGTACCCCTGTTCCACTTTCTTTTGCAAATGACCGATCCCTTTTTCGATTCCTCCTGAAACGGGATAGAAACCTGCAAGTTGTGCTATTTTACCGAATACGGGGGAACGATAAACCCAATCGTTGACAAGGAATATCATATTGGGGTGCAGCATGCCCAGTGCAAGTATATCCAGGAAAGAAGTGTGATTGGCTATGACCAGTGCCGGTTTTTTAAAATTTTCCCCACTTTGATTGATTACCTTCTTTTCCACAAACGGGTTGGTGTATAATACCGATTTCATAAACCGGGAGATCCCGATGTGGAACCAGCGCATTTTTGTTTTTTTCGATACGGGAATGATCTTCATTAGAGTAGAACTCAGCAGGGAAAGCAAAATTCCCCCGGTACCGAAATACAGGAAGGAAAGGGAAGAATGCAGAAGCAGCCGGAGTGTTACCGGTCTTTTGTTACGCGTACCGATAAAAATGCGGAAAAGCAGGGGCTGGATGGTAAAAGTAACAAACACGGCACAGAGTATGCCGATTACCGAAACCAGCGCAATGGAATGCAGCGCCGGATGTCTGGCAAATATCAGTGCCCCGATGCCCAGCATCGTGGTAATCACCGACAGTACTACGGAGGTTTTGTAGGTAACGACCGTTTTTTCTCCCGTGCTGTATTCCAGTAACAATCCGTTGGTCATGAATATGCTGTAATCAATGCCCAGTCCGAAAATAAAAGTGGAAATGATGATATTGAAAATATTAAACTCCATATGAACCATTCCCATAATGCCAATGGTCAGTATCCACGTAAGGCATATGGGAATGCAGGTGACCAGGGTAAGGGAAAAGTTCCTGAAAAAAAGGAAAATAAGTATCAGAATTACGAGAAATGAATACCCGATAAGGCGGTTAAAATCATTTTTCAGGTTCCCCAGAAAAGTTTCGTTGATCTGCTGACGGTCTATGACCATTGTGCCGGGATAATCCCGGAAGGTATGAAAGACTTCCCGCATCTCTTCTTTTTCCGCCTTTACTACCGTAGCGGCAGTGACCAGATCGTTCTTTCCGGAAATAAAATCCTCTGTCGGAAAAAAATCAAGTTCGGCGTAGTCTTCACTTTGTAAACGGGTGAAATCCTTGTCCAACAGTTCAAAGAAAGCGTTGAAACTGTCCGGTTTAAAACCCAGTTCATTTCCGCTTTCCACCAGGTAATTCCTGGTTTGCTCTGCTGTTCTTTCATCCCAGAAAGATTCCCATAGGGCTATTTTTTGCTCCTGGACCTTTTCTGAAGTGAGAAAAATACCTGCCGAACTGAAGCTGTGTACCCGTTTTTCTGCCTTGAGTTGTTTTAACTTCCGGTAAATGCGGTCATTGGTTTCCAGCACTTCCTGCCCGGTCTTGCCATAAGCAATGATATAAACAGACTTTGATGCGATATCGGTAAAGCTTTCCAGTTGCTGTTGGGCCTTCTTTACGGATGCAGGTTCGTAATTGAGTTTGGTGATATCATGGTCGAACCGGACTTCCCGATAGGTGAACAGGGATATCAGTAATACTCCCCCCAGGATACCAATGGCCCATTTGTTTTTATGCAGAGGATATTTTGCCAGACGGTCAAGAAGGGAATTACGGATATGTCCGGCGGGAACTTTTTTTCCGTAAGTCCCCGGAATAAAAAGCAGGGCAAAACAGGAAGCTCCCATAACACTTATGGCTACAAAAATACCGAGGTCCTGCAGTGCCTGGGAATGCAACAGTAACAGGCACAAAAAGGCCAGGGCAGTGGTGAGGCTACTCATCAGGATGGGTCTCAGGGTCTCTTTGTACAATGTTTTGACATCATTGTTATTCCTGAGGTGAGTCAGGATATGCAGGGAATAATCCAGGGTAATGCCCAGCAATACCGAGCCTATGCCCAGTGAAATTGCCGATATTCTTTCCCGAAGGATATAAAGGAAGGCCAGGGCGAGCAATCCGCCGAAAATTGTCGGGATAAAAAGTATTACGGGGGTAATTAGCTTTTTGTAAAACCCGATCAGAATAAGAAGCAACACCAATGTCACCACACTGATTGTAACACGAATATCCTGTTTTACCTGTTGTGCGTTGGCCACCGCCACTAAGGGAGCTCCGAAGTATTCACTTTTGACCTTGTTGCGAAAGGAACGGTTCAACGTGTCCTTTATGCGGTGAAGATTCCTGACAAGTGCTTCGTTTTTGGCGGTCTCACCGGTTTCAAAAGCCGGGGAGATAAAGAGGAGGATATGCTTTTTGTCCCTGCTGAACAGAAAGCCGTCCTGAATGACAAAATCATCACCTGCGTGGAGTTGCCGTAACTTTTCGAGGGCAATGAAAGACAATCCCAGCGGGTCTTTCAGTATATGTTTTTTGGCCACGATCCCGGTGGGGGCTATCAGTGTTCTGTAATTTTTCCGGGTAATGGCGGCAATACTGTCTTTATGTATCCGGTCTTTCAGAACGGCATAGTCCTCACGATCGAGAAAAAGGGGCAGGTTACGGTAGAGGAAATCAAGGGTACGGAGAACATCCTCATCCGCAACGCTGCCCTGTATGTGTTTGATGTACTTCCCGGAATCCTGGCGGACACTGTCCAGGAACTGCGCGGCATAACGGGTGAGGTCTTCCGTGCTGCCTTCGGGCTGTACACTGATATCGACAATGATCTTGTCCGCAAAATTTGTGGCTTTCAGTACCTTTTGGACATTTGCCGTCTTTTCGTTTTCGGGGATCAGTCCGGTGATATCCTCTTCGAAGCGTATTTGAGATGCCGTAAAGCCCAATAAGGTGAAGAGTACGGCCAAAAGTATATAAAACCCCGGCCTTTTCCGAACGAGCTTATGGTATATATTGCAGAAAAGCCTATCCATTGTGCAGCGTCATTTTTTTATCGAAATACGATAGAAAAACATAGGCCAGCATTCCGAAAAGGGAAGCTGCGACGACCCCCAGTGAAAAACTGCCGATAACATAGGCCTTTATGTGGTTCAGAATGTCGGTATTACCGTGTATTTCACTGATCGAAAAGCTGTGTTTTTCCCCCAGTATAAAGTTCCCGGTCTCAAGGCTGGCATAGATCACGAACGGAATAAAGGGAGGGATGCTTATGTTGGAAGCCGTGAAGGCAATGACCTTGTTCAGTTTAAGCGCAAGGGCCATAAAAATAACAATAGGCGTGTGGAGGCCCCAGAACGGGGAAAGCCCCACAAAAACCCCGAGGGCTATGGACAGTGCCTTTTTCCTGGGAGAATCGTAACTGCCCAGGATGTCTTCCATGATAAAGTGTTTAAAGCCCTTTTTTTTTATGTTCCGGAAAAATTCCCGGGGGCGGATATAAAAAAATGTAAGAAAGACCAGCCAGGTGTTCAGCAGGCTTATCCGGAAAAAATCTTTTACCGGCCGGAAATGGGAGACCCTTTCGGTTTTGTCATAATATACGCGTACAGGAACATTTTTTACCCGGATACCTTTCCAGGCTGCCTTTACGATGACTTCTATTTCAAATTCAAACCTGTTGGTGAAGAAACTCAGCTTTTCCAGTTCCCGTAGCGGGTAAAGCCTGTAACCCGATTGTGTGTCGCTGAGGCGGATACCGGTTTCCACCCAATACCAGAAATTGGAAAACCGGTTGCCGAAACTGCTTTTTCCGGGAACACTTTCCTGGTCCATGTCCCTGGCACCGATCAGGAGAACCCCGGGGTCCGGTTCTTTTTTCAGTACGTTGATAAATACGGGAATGTCTTCCGGGAAATGTTGTCCGTCAGAATCTATGGTTATGGCAAAATCAAATCCTTCTTTTACCGCAAGATCAAAACCGGTACGCAGTGCAAGGCCTTTTCCCCTGTTTTCGGGAAGGTGTATCTGCCGGAGTTCCGGGTAAGCAGACAGAATTTCTGCCGTGGTGTCCGTCGAACCGTCATTGATTACAATAACATCCCCGGTATGTGCCAGTACACCGTCTATAACACGCTTCAGTGTGCGTTCATTGTTATAGGTGGGGATAAGTACACAAACCTTGTATCCGGGCATATGTTGTCTGCTGTGTTGGTTATTCACTCCTGTACTGTTACTGCCCCGAAATTACTGTTTTTTCTTCAGCTGAAAAGAGGGAAGACTGTGAAATATAGTTTTTCAGATGATTTTTGAGGTCTTCCGAATCTATATTCTCAAAATGTGTGAGAATGAAGTTTTTGTCTTCTTCAATATTGTCTTTGTATTTTAGAATTTTCGGGCTGTTTTCCTGGATACCGAGACGAACAAAACGGGGTTCGAGGGCTTCCGGGGCCGTTTCAATGGCATGTTCGATATAGGATACGCCTTCCAGAAAACCTTCCCTCTTTTTCTTTACGGTTTTGGCATACCTTGCTTTAAGGGCAATGGCGGCTCCCTTGTAAGCTACCAGTGCAGGATCACTTTTTTTGGTAACATCGGCAAGTAAGGTGTAAAAATCTTCAATCCTGTTTTTGTCGTGAGCTGCTTCTTTATAAGTGGCACGAATCTCTTTCAGGTCTGTATGAACCGGATGAAACAGGAAAGCTGCCATAAAAAACATGAACAATTTCATCGGATATAATTTTTATTTACAGGTAAACGTACTGGTGAGTTTTAAGGCAACGGTGTCTTCGAACCGGGTGGTATTTTTAACCCTATATGTTCCGTCGGCCTCAGAAATATCCAGTTTGAGTTCCAGGTCGGGATTTTTTTCGGGATTGATAATGGCAATGAACTTTACATTGCTCGACGAGGCCATGAACAGTTTTTTCTTCACCACCTTTTCCGTGAGTTCCCGGATGATCTGCATCATGCAAACACCGGGAGTTACGGGATTACCCGGAAAATGGCCCTTGAATATCTCGTGGTCCTTGTCAATGGTGATATGTGCAGTGGCGAGGTTGTCTGTGACCGTAAGGGTATTCAGTACGTAAAAATCTTTCAGCAGCATACTATTAAAAATTGAACTTGTAAAAAACACCTACCTGGAGTACGGAATTTAACCTGCTGTCGCTGGTGTAGTAATCCAGGTCGTAATCATCCACATAATCGGCATAGCCGTCCCTGATATCTATAACACCCTGTTTGTAACGTATTTCCAGGCCCAGTCCCGTGGGGAATTCATAGCCTATACCTGCAAAAAAGGAAAGGTCGGCAGGGGTAATGTCGTATTCATCACTGCTGGACAGGAGAATATCCAGGCTGGGACCAATTATGAAATGAAAACCCGCCCCCGGAACAACAAAAAACTTGTTGGCGACACCAAGGGTAAAATAATGCAGGTTCATATCGTCTTCACCTGCATAGAGATATTCATCTTCATAGGGATCGTAATAATTATAATCGTCCCATGAACCCCCCTGGTTGGAATAGGAGGTCTCTACCTGCATTTCGTAAAAACGTGCAAAGTGAATGTTGACGAACATGCCTCCGTCAAACCCGATCTTGCGTGAAGAACTTTCCGTATTTGTAATCGTCGACGCATTGAACCCGGCTTTGATCCCAGGTCTTACTTTTACCTGGGCGAAGAGGGAAGTACCCGTAACGAAGATCAATAATGCAGTAAGTAAATGCTTTTTCATATTAATGGATTGCCTTTAGGTTAATATTCAATTTAATGTTTTTATGCATGATCCGGATATCCCCGGCAATATTATCACTAATATCCGAGAATAAAAAGACCGTTTGTGCATTTGCCCTGACCACTTTGACCGGGACGCCCTTATGGGTATAGTAATAGTATTTTTTGTTACATAAAACGGTTTTTAAAACCGTCCGGGTATTATTTGAATATGATTTGACAACAGGATTTTTTTCGCGGGTCAGTACCCTGAAATCCCGGGTCAGTAATTTTATTAACGGTTTTCTGTCCAGTTTATCGGGGATGTAATGTACTTCGTGTTTGTCTTCATACAGGGATATATCGAATATCTTATTACCCATTTCCGTGGTAAAAGCTATCCGGTGATGTCTTTCCCCCAGCTTTTTAACGATAAAAAGCCCTCCGAAAACATTATCATTAAAGGTAATACTTGCCTTGTAGATATAATCCTTGGTCGCTTCCGAGAAAAACGGATTTACAATCGTTTTTTCCCTGGTTTCCACGGGGTAGAAATGGTGTTTTTCCGGATAAGACCCGCAGGCCACCACGAGCAGCAGGCATATGCTAATTGGTAAATATCGCATCATCCAGGGGTTGGTTTACGGTCCGGTTGCTGAAAGTGATATGGGTATAGTCTCCGGAAGGTTCTGTCATTTTGATCCCGGTCACGTCTCCATTGGTGTCGAACGTTATCAGAAAAGCGCTGATGTGTTTTTTAAAACTTTCGTCTTTCGGGGAAAAACGGACTTCATTGCGCTTTTCTTTTTTGAAATAGGTTATGGAAAACTTATTATCATCAAACATATCGCCCCTGATACTTTTTACGATAAGGTCATTCAGTGTCCCGAACATTTTGCTCGATCCCATATCCACCTGGCTTTTTTTTCCGCTGTCGTTAATGTAGAGCATTTCATCCCTGAAAACCACAGTATATTCGAAAGGCTCCGTGTATTCCCATTTCACCTTATCCGGTGCCTTGAATGCCAGTTTTCCGCCGGAAACGATATCATTGGACAAAAAGCCAAGGTGTTTGCGCTGGGTAAAATTGCTTGTAATGGTCTTTACGGCTGTTGCCCTTTCGGATACTTTTTCCCTGAAGGAAACAGCTTCGGCAGCAGTCATTGGGGTTTGTGCCTGCAGGGTGGTTACGGTTAAAATGAGTATGTAAACAAAATTACGCATAGGCCTTGATGTTAAAAAGTGAATCTACGGTCACCGACTGCATATTCCGCTCCTGCATGAACGACAATAACCGTTCCAAAACGGTAACGGTTTTGGCACTGGTGTCGTGCAACAGGATAATGTCTCCTTTTTTCAGGCCGGTAGTGACCCGTTTTAAAACGGTCTCCGTATCCAGTGCCGTAGTATCCAGGGAGCGTTTGCTCCACCCTACGGAATGTAGCCCGGTTACTTTAAGCGCTTTTCTTATATGAGGGTTGGTCACGCCATAGGCCGGTCTGTACAACCGCATGTTCAATCCGGTGAGTTCTTTTACCACTCGATTTGTTTTTTCGAGTTCGCGGGCTACCTTTTTCGAGGAAAAAAAACCAAAATAACCGGAGTGGGAATAGGTATGATTCCCTACGGAGTGACCACCGTCAATAATTTTCCGAAACAGATCGGGATGTGCCTCGATGTGTTTTCCGATGCAGAAAAATGTGGCTTTGGCCCCGGATTGCCGCAAAAGTTCCAGTATTTCAGGAGTGAATTGCGGATGAGGTCCGTCATCAAAGGTTATAGCGATCCGGTTACCGGAGACCTCCCTGTTTGAAAGTAATGATTTAACATGGTAGTTGTATTTGATAAAAAATGAACCAATTATGGTCATGAGTAGCCATCCTATGACAATGACCGAAAAAAACCAAAGCGGAACAGGGGTAAAATATCCCGTTATGCATAGCCCTGCCAGGAGTATGATGGTCGTTATGTTAACCGTCCTGAAGTTTAACATCGTTTGAGCAGGATAAAACTGTGATTTTCCCCACGGTACTGGTTATACAGTAATACGGTATCATATTTGTTCGCTGTTTTGTTGTTCAACTGCACAGCTTCGGGGAGGATTTGTGTTTTGAGGATTTGGGCGGCCAGCCAGGTACCGAAGGCCGAAGCGGTATGATATTCGCCCGATAAATGTTTGTAAAATGCCTGAGCAGTATTCCGGAACGGACCGGAAGCGA contains the following coding sequences:
- a CDS encoding DUF2062 domain-containing protein, with translation MPGYKVCVLIPTYNNERTLKRVIDGVLAHTGDVIVINDGSTDTTAEILSAYPELRQIHLPENRGKGLALRTGFDLAVKEGFDFAITIDSDGQHFPEDIPVFINVLKKEPDPGVLLIGARDMDQESVPGKSSFGNRFSNFWYWVETGIRLSDTQSGYRLYPLRELEKLSFFTNRFEFEIEVIVKAAWKGIRVKNVPVRVYYDKTERVSHFRPVKDFFRISLLNTWLVFLTFFYIRPREFFRNIKKKGFKHFIMEDILGSYDSPRKKALSIALGVFVGLSPFWGLHTPIVIFMALALKLNKVIAFTASNISIPPFIPFVIYASLETGNFILGEKHSFSISEIHGNTDILNHIKAYVIGSFSLGVVAASLFGMLAYVFLSYFDKKMTLHNG
- a CDS encoding 3-hydroxyacyl-ACP dehydratase, which encodes MLLKDFYVLNTLTVTDNLATAHITIDKDHEIFKGHFPGNPVTPGVCMMQIIRELTEKVVKKKLFMASSSNVKFIAIINPEKNPDLELKLDISEADGTYRVKNTTRFEDTVALKLTSTFTCK
- a CDS encoding porin family protein: MKKHLLTALLIFVTGTSLFAQVKVRPGIKAGFNASTITNTESSSRKIGFDGGMFVNIHFARFYEMQVETSYSNQGGSWDDYNYYDPYEDEYLYAGEDDMNLHYFTLGVANKFFVVPGAGFHFIIGPSLDILLSSSDEYDITPADLSFFAGIGYEFPTGLGLEIRYKQGVIDIRDGYADYVDDYDLDYYTSDSRLNSVLQVGVFYKFNF
- a CDS encoding LolA family protein, with translation MRNFVYILILTVTTLQAQTPMTAAEAVSFREKVSERATAVKTITSNFTQRKHLGFLSNDIVSGGKLAFKAPDKVKWEYTEPFEYTVVFRDEMLYINDSGKKSQVDMGSSKMFGTLNDLIVKSIRGDMFDDNKFSITYFKKEKRNEVRFSPKDESFKKHISAFLITFDTNGDVTGIKMTEPSGDYTHITFSNRTVNQPLDDAIFTN
- a CDS encoding polysaccharide deacetylase family protein, whose translation is MLNFRTVNITTIILLAGLCITGYFTPVPLWFFSVIVIGWLLMTIIGSFFIKYNYHVKSLLSNREVSGNRIAITFDDGPHPQFTPEILELLRQSGAKATFFCIGKHIEAHPDLFRKIIDGGHSVGNHTYSHSGYFGFFSSKKVARELEKTNRVVKELTGLNMRLYRPAYGVTNPHIRKALKVTGLHSVGWSKRSLDTTALDTETVLKRVTTGLKKGDIILLHDTSAKTVTVLERLLSFMQERNMQSVTVDSLFNIKAYA